In Desulfobulbus oralis, one DNA window encodes the following:
- the tpa gene encoding taurine--pyruvate aminotransferase, with amino-acid sequence MSFNKEELITLDKTHVWHHLTQHKGFEPAIYVKGEGMRVTDIGGKTYLDAVSGGVWTVNVGYGRKEIVDAVAAQMMDLCYFANGIGNVPTIKFSEKLIAKMPGLSRVYLSNSGSEANEKAFKIVRQIGQLKHKGKKTGIIYRDRDYHGTTITALSACGQFERRVQYGPFTPGFHVFPDCDVYRSKFGPCADLGVKMAKQLEEVILSVGPDEIGGVIVETMTAGGGILVPPEGYYETMREICDKYGILLIFDEVVCGLGRTGKWFGYQYWNVQPDIVTMAKGVASGYAAISCTVTTEKVFQDFLADPADHDAYFRDISTFGGCTAGPTAALANMEIIEREKLLENCVTMGDYLLEGLKGLMEKHAIIGDVRGRGLFAGIEIVKDRATKEPIAEAVANAMVGAAKANGVLIGKTSRSFRELNNTLTLCPALIATKSDIEEIVGGIDKAFVDIEKKFGL; translated from the coding sequence ATGTCTTTTAACAAGGAAGAGCTGATCACCTTGGACAAGACGCACGTCTGGCATCATCTGACCCAGCATAAGGGCTTCGAGCCAGCCATCTATGTCAAGGGCGAGGGCATGCGCGTCACGGATATTGGCGGCAAGACCTATCTCGATGCCGTTTCCGGCGGCGTGTGGACAGTGAACGTGGGTTATGGCCGCAAGGAAATCGTGGATGCGGTGGCCGCGCAGATGATGGATCTGTGCTACTTCGCCAACGGCATTGGCAACGTGCCCACCATCAAATTTTCCGAAAAGCTGATTGCCAAGATGCCCGGCCTGAGCCGTGTGTATCTTTCCAACTCCGGTTCCGAGGCCAACGAGAAGGCTTTCAAGATCGTTCGTCAGATTGGCCAGCTCAAGCACAAGGGCAAAAAGACCGGCATCATCTATCGTGACCGCGACTACCACGGCACGACCATCACCGCCTTGAGCGCCTGCGGGCAGTTCGAGCGTCGGGTGCAGTACGGCCCCTTTACCCCTGGCTTCCATGTCTTCCCGGACTGCGATGTGTATCGCTCCAAGTTTGGCCCCTGCGCCGACCTGGGCGTGAAGATGGCGAAGCAACTGGAAGAGGTCATCCTCAGTGTCGGCCCGGATGAAATCGGCGGCGTGATCGTGGAAACCATGACCGCAGGCGGAGGCATTCTGGTGCCGCCAGAGGGCTATTACGAAACCATGCGCGAAATCTGCGACAAGTATGGCATCCTGCTGATTTTCGACGAGGTGGTTTGTGGCCTGGGCCGTACCGGCAAGTGGTTCGGCTATCAGTACTGGAACGTGCAGCCCGATATCGTGACCATGGCCAAGGGCGTGGCCTCTGGCTATGCGGCGATTTCCTGCACAGTGACCACCGAAAAGGTGTTCCAGGACTTCCTGGCCGACCCGGCGGATCACGACGCCTATTTCCGCGACATCAGCACCTTTGGCGGTTGCACTGCAGGCCCGACAGCGGCGTTGGCCAACATGGAGATCATCGAGCGGGAGAAGCTGCTGGAAAACTGCGTGACCATGGGCGACTACCTGCTGGAAGGCCTCAAGGGGCTGATGGAGAAACACGCCATCATTGGCGACGTGCGGGGCCGTGGCCTGTTTGCGGGCATCGAGATTGTGAAGGATCGCGCCACCAAGGAACCCATCGCCGAGGCTGTGGCCAACGCCATGGTGGGCGCGGCCAAGGCCAATGGAGTGCTTATCGGCAAGACCTCCCGGTCCTTCCGCGAGCTTAACAATACCCTGACGCTGTGCCCGGCTCTGATCGCCACCAAGTCCGACATCGAAGAGATCGTCGGCGGCATCGACAAGGCCTTCGTCGACATCGAAAAGAAATTCGGCCTCTAA
- the sarD gene encoding sulfoacetaldehyde reductase, translated as MPFSHFTVKKIVHGNGSIKDAAKEVKSLKGSRALIVTDPGLAKLNVQQPLEEVLTAGSIAWELFAKAELEPSMDSIQACADAAKDFKADVLIGFGGGSALDTTKAAAVLLSNEGPIDKYFGMNLVPNPSLPKILIPTTAGTGSEMTNISVLADTKNGGKKGVVSEHMYADVVLLDASLTVGLPPRVTAMTGVDAFVHAMESFCGIAATPITDALNLAAMKMVGANIRQAYANGGNLAARDAMLYGSALAGMGFGNTQNGIIHAVGTTLPVECHIPHGLAIAICSPFSVGFNYIANPDKYATVADILRGEDRVGMMSVLDRAADVEAAFRDLLRDLDIKTGLAHYKVKKEDLPASADRAFAAKRLLDNNPRKASRDQILALLEANFEN; from the coding sequence ATGCCTTTTTCTCATTTCACCGTCAAAAAGATCGTTCACGGCAACGGCTCCATCAAGGATGCCGCCAAGGAAGTCAAGAGCCTCAAGGGCTCCCGTGCCCTGATCGTTACCGATCCCGGTCTGGCCAAGCTGAACGTGCAGCAGCCTCTGGAAGAGGTTCTGACCGCGGGCAGCATTGCCTGGGAACTCTTCGCCAAGGCCGAGCTCGAGCCCAGCATGGATTCCATCCAGGCCTGCGCCGACGCGGCCAAGGACTTCAAGGCCGATGTGCTCATCGGCTTCGGCGGCGGCAGCGCCCTGGACACCACCAAGGCCGCCGCTGTGCTGCTCTCCAACGAGGGGCCGATTGACAAATATTTCGGTATGAACCTGGTGCCCAATCCGTCCCTGCCCAAGATACTGATTCCCACCACAGCGGGAACGGGCAGCGAAATGACCAACATCTCCGTTCTGGCCGACACCAAGAACGGCGGCAAGAAGGGCGTGGTTTCCGAGCACATGTACGCCGACGTGGTGCTGCTCGACGCGTCGCTCACCGTGGGCTTGCCCCCGCGTGTCACCGCGATGACCGGCGTTGACGCCTTCGTGCACGCCATGGAGTCCTTCTGCGGCATCGCGGCCACCCCCATCACCGACGCCCTCAACCTGGCCGCCATGAAAATGGTGGGCGCCAACATCCGGCAGGCCTACGCCAACGGTGGCAATCTGGCCGCCCGGGACGCCATGCTCTACGGCTCGGCCCTGGCCGGCATGGGCTTTGGCAACACGCAAAACGGCATCATTCATGCGGTGGGCACCACCTTGCCTGTGGAGTGCCACATCCCTCATGGCCTGGCGATAGCCATTTGTTCCCCCTTCTCCGTGGGCTTCAACTACATCGCCAATCCGGACAAGTACGCCACTGTGGCCGATATTCTGCGTGGCGAAGACCGCGTCGGCATGATGAGTGTGCTTGACCGCGCCGCCGATGTGGAGGCCGCTTTCCGCGATCTGCTGCGGGATCTCGACATCAAGACCGGCCTTGCCCACTACAAGGTGAAGAAAGAAGACCTGCCGGCCAGTGCCGACCGCGCCTTTGCCGCCAAGCGCCTGCTGGACAACAACCCCAGAAAGGCCAGTCGCGACCAGATTCTGGCCCTGTTGGAGGCGAATTTCGAGAACTGA
- a CDS encoding APC family permease yields the protein MRWSRNGAEHIEGGIMNSHSPEQAADCAVLEEDRIVLKKSLSPFQVWTLALGCILGWGCFVLPGIRFLPQAGPIAACIGFILGAGLLAFIALSYGKMIEYYPVAGGEFAYAYAGFGPTAAFICGWALALGYTCIIALNATAIALLTRFLLPGLFEWGYMYTIAGWDVYAGELMLLSGAVLLFGFINYRGVSFAGGTQAILALILVTGVVVFCCGSFFAPTAHLDNLRPFFAQNVSPLGAVASIVAIAPWLYVGFDTIPQAAEEFDFPPNKSTFLMVAAILLGGGIYALVTLGVGVVLPYPELLAANHVWTTGYVARFTLGSVGSIILALTVLAAILTGINGFYIATSRLLFGMARAKFLPECFNRVHHKHHSPHCTVVFTMIVALTAPWFGREALNWVVDMSAIGTVIAYGFTAMTAYRFMAAHPTLPGSGRDKVYAVIGVCTSLLCLGLLTIPGSPAAIAIESWYALLVWCGLGAIFYMIRRADLKSMKTEEFSTLILGKADMPIFFKRK from the coding sequence ATGAGATGGAGCAGAAATGGCGCTGAACACATTGAAGGAGGAATTATGAACTCACATTCGCCGGAACAAGCAGCAGACTGTGCCGTACTCGAAGAGGACCGTATCGTACTCAAGAAGTCCCTGTCGCCGTTTCAGGTCTGGACACTGGCTTTGGGTTGCATCCTCGGCTGGGGGTGCTTCGTATTGCCGGGCATTCGTTTTCTTCCCCAAGCCGGCCCCATAGCCGCGTGCATCGGCTTTATCCTCGGTGCCGGCCTGCTCGCTTTTATCGCCCTGAGTTATGGGAAAATGATCGAATACTATCCTGTGGCGGGCGGAGAATTCGCCTATGCCTACGCCGGATTCGGTCCGACAGCCGCATTCATCTGTGGGTGGGCCCTGGCACTCGGTTACACCTGTATCATCGCCTTGAATGCCACAGCCATTGCACTGCTCACCCGGTTCCTGCTGCCAGGCCTGTTCGAATGGGGATACATGTATACCATCGCGGGATGGGATGTGTACGCCGGAGAGCTGATGTTACTTTCCGGAGCCGTGTTGCTTTTTGGTTTCATCAATTACCGGGGCGTGAGCTTTGCAGGTGGCACACAGGCAATTCTGGCCCTGATTCTGGTGACCGGCGTAGTTGTTTTCTGCTGCGGCTCCTTTTTCGCACCTACAGCGCATCTGGACAATTTGCGCCCATTCTTCGCACAAAACGTATCGCCTCTGGGCGCCGTGGCCTCCATAGTGGCCATAGCCCCTTGGTTGTACGTGGGTTTTGATACCATCCCTCAGGCGGCGGAGGAATTCGACTTTCCGCCGAACAAGTCCACGTTCCTCATGGTGGCTGCCATTCTGCTTGGCGGAGGCATATACGCGCTGGTCACGCTGGGTGTGGGCGTTGTTCTCCCGTATCCCGAACTGCTGGCTGCAAATCATGTCTGGACCACAGGCTATGTCGCCAGGTTCACGTTGGGCTCCGTGGGGAGCATCATTCTCGCCCTGACCGTGTTGGCGGCCATCCTCACCGGCATCAATGGCTTTTATATCGCCACCAGTCGTCTGCTGTTCGGCATGGCCCGCGCCAAATTCCTGCCGGAATGCTTCAACAGGGTTCATCATAAACATCATTCCCCACATTGCACCGTCGTATTCACCATGATCGTGGCCCTCACCGCACCGTGGTTCGGTCGGGAAGCCTTGAACTGGGTGGTGGACATGTCGGCCATTGGCACGGTCATCGCCTACGGATTCACAGCCATGACCGCATACCGTTTCATGGCGGCACATCCGACACTGCCCGGGTCCGGCCGCGACAAAGTTTATGCCGTCATCGGCGTATGCACATCACTTCTGTGTCTGGGACTGCTGACCATTCCTGGTTCTCCGGCAGCCATTGCCATCGAATCCTGGTATGCCCTGCTGGTCTGGTGCGGCCTTGGTGCCATTTTCTACATGATCAGGCGTGCGGACCTGAAGTCCATGAAGACCGAAGAATTTTCTACCCTCATTTTGGGTAAGGCGGACATGCCGATCTTTTTCAAACGGAAATAG
- a CDS encoding threonine/serine exporter family protein yields MTQAYMAVLAAFFGSLGFALLYNMRGKRILVPAVGGAFFWGFYLVFVQVTGNPYLGFFISAVLLTAYAEVWAIVLKTPVTVPLIPTVIPFIPGGGLYYSVNALLRGDLHAFAGKAAQTMGLALALAVGIMLATSLAKLLRFYYENIR; encoded by the coding sequence GTGACTCAGGCATATATGGCGGTCCTCGCTGCCTTTTTTGGTTCTCTGGGTTTTGCCCTGCTGTACAACATGCGGGGAAAGCGCATTCTGGTGCCGGCAGTGGGCGGCGCCTTCTTCTGGGGCTTTTATCTGGTCTTCGTTCAGGTGACCGGCAATCCCTATCTCGGTTTTTTCATTTCGGCGGTGCTGCTCACCGCCTATGCGGAGGTCTGGGCCATCGTTCTGAAAACGCCGGTCACCGTGCCGCTGATTCCCACTGTCATCCCCTTCATCCCCGGCGGCGGCCTGTACTATTCGGTCAACGCCCTGCTGCGGGGAGACCTCCATGCCTTCGCCGGGAAGGCAGCGCAGACCATGGGGCTCGCTCTGGCCCTGGCGGTGGGCATCATGCTGGCCACCTCCCTGGCCAAGCTCCTGCGGTTTTACTACGAAAACATCCGCTGA
- a CDS encoding threonine/serine ThrE exporter family protein, whose product MGTDRTRNITPEQVLACAIDIGEQLLINGAEAWRVEDTIRRLSKAYGMKQVHVFSMTSMIMATVETPDGHWESQSRRVLRYGIDMTRLDALNSLSRSICREQYDYATVREKFDAARAGKRYSWPVQCLVGALIGASFTVFFGGSLRDACAACLVGAIIRALVFLLDRPQIMPMFSNTLTSFLAGLACIAVCSTGLGRNLDAIMIGSIMLLIPGVILTNSFRDFISGDMMTGLLHFMEAMLIALCVAGGFAAAILATGGQL is encoded by the coding sequence ATGGGAACAGACAGGACCCGGAATATCACGCCGGAGCAGGTGCTCGCCTGCGCCATCGATATCGGGGAGCAGCTTTTGATCAACGGCGCAGAGGCCTGGCGTGTCGAGGATACGATCCGGCGGCTCAGTAAAGCCTACGGCATGAAGCAGGTGCATGTTTTTTCGATGACCTCGATGATCATGGCCACGGTCGAAACGCCGGACGGACACTGGGAGAGCCAGTCGCGGCGCGTGTTGCGCTATGGCATCGACATGACCAGGCTGGATGCGCTCAACAGCCTGTCCAGAAGCATCTGTCGGGAGCAGTACGACTATGCGACGGTGCGGGAGAAATTTGACGCTGCGCGCGCCGGGAAACGCTACTCCTGGCCAGTGCAGTGTCTGGTCGGCGCCTTGATCGGCGCCTCCTTTACGGTATTTTTCGGCGGTTCCCTGCGCGACGCGTGCGCGGCCTGCCTGGTGGGTGCCATTATCCGTGCTCTGGTCTTTCTGCTGGACCGGCCGCAGATCATGCCCATGTTCTCCAACACCCTGACCTCCTTTCTGGCGGGACTGGCCTGCATCGCCGTCTGCAGCACAGGCTTGGGGCGGAATCTGGATGCCATCATGATCGGAAGCATCATGCTGCTGATTCCGGGCGTCATCCTGACCAACTCCTTTCGCGATTTCATCAGTGGCGACATGATGACAGGATTGCTGCATTTTATGGAGGCGATGCTGATTGCGCTGTGCGTAGCAGGCGGTTTCGCAGCAGCGATTCTGGCCACAGGAGGCCAATTGTGA
- a CDS encoding TRAP transporter substrate-binding protein → MRNLFLRGLCLAAASFILAGFTYEAYAAKPLTLRLGHPMAPGNNVTVGYEKFKELVEQKSGKKIRIQIFGNCQLGSDRVTTEAAQAGTLDMSSSSTPNLASFSRAYMAIDLPYVTDPKNQEKLYKALDEGELGKALDKVAEGIGLKTIMFSEYGYRNFVSAKKPLNDVADLMNLKIRTTDSPVEVAVATELGMNPAPVAWGETYTALQQGTVDAEGNTFSLLNDAKHTEVLKYAMDSQHNYSMHILLMNKKRWDGLSPEQQQIITEAAREALVWQRKESVKLEEKAWQAFRDKGIQIHMLSPKQREELKQKTEAVRQKFAREIPAELLSLIANTQK, encoded by the coding sequence ATGCGTAACCTGTTTTTGCGGGGACTCTGCCTGGCGGCCGCCAGCTTTATTCTGGCCGGTTTCACCTATGAAGCCTATGCGGCCAAGCCCCTGACCCTGCGGCTTGGTCACCCCATGGCGCCAGGCAACAACGTGACCGTCGGCTACGAGAAGTTCAAAGAGCTGGTGGAACAGAAAAGCGGGAAAAAGATCCGCATCCAGATCTTCGGCAACTGCCAGTTGGGCAGCGACCGGGTGACCACCGAGGCCGCCCAGGCCGGCACGCTGGACATGTCTTCCAGCTCCACCCCGAATCTGGCCAGCTTTTCCAGGGCCTACATGGCCATTGACCTGCCCTACGTCACGGATCCCAAAAATCAGGAAAAGCTTTACAAGGCGCTGGATGAGGGCGAACTGGGCAAGGCGCTGGACAAAGTGGCGGAAGGCATTGGTCTGAAGACCATCATGTTCAGCGAATACGGCTACCGCAACTTCGTTTCCGCAAAAAAGCCCCTGAACGATGTGGCTGATCTGATGAATCTGAAGATCCGCACCACCGATTCGCCCGTGGAAGTGGCCGTGGCCACTGAATTGGGCATGAATCCCGCGCCCGTGGCCTGGGGCGAGACCTACACCGCCCTGCAGCAGGGCACGGTTGACGCCGAAGGCAACACCTTCTCACTTCTGAATGACGCCAAGCATACGGAAGTACTCAAGTATGCCATGGATTCACAGCACAACTACTCCATGCACATCCTTTTGATGAACAAGAAGAGGTGGGATGGTCTGTCCCCTGAGCAGCAGCAGATCATCACCGAGGCCGCCCGGGAAGCGCTGGTCTGGCAGCGCAAGGAAAGCGTGAAGCTGGAGGAAAAAGCCTGGCAGGCCTTCAGGGACAAGGGCATCCAAATTCACATGCTCAGTCCCAAACAGCGGGAAGAACTGAAGCAAAAGACCGAGGCTGTACGTCAGAAATTCGCCAGGGAAATCCCGGCCGAGCTGCTGTCGTTGATTGCGAACACACAGAAGTAG
- a CDS encoding alanine/glycine:cation symporter family protein, translated as MLALIEEINNTVNAVVWGVPSMACILGVGLWLTWRTRFLQFRKFFYVLAHTFGSIFERKKAGGGALTSFQSLCTALAATVGTGNIAGVAGAIALGGPGAIFWMWVSALLGMCTKFAEVTLAVHFRERNDHGDWVGGPMYYIKNGLSTKWRWLAICYSLFGVLAVFGTGNATQVNTITAAIDAALLNFHVVSSAGIPRVNLTIGIIITLLLGIILFGGIKRIGNVTARLVPFMALFYIILGLALVFVHIETVPAVFAAIFEGAFAPKAVTGGVVGSLLISMRRGISRGIFSNEAGIGTGSIAHACADVSHPVQQGMWGIFEVFADTIIICTLTALVILCSGIPIHYGAAAGAELTIQGFTSTFGGWISALLAVALCCFAFSTTLGWGLYGLRCIEYLFGKKIIKPFIAVYSAVAIIGATVDLGIVWGVADTFNGLMAIPNLIAVFLLSGTVVRLARDYFRK; from the coding sequence ATGTTAGCGCTGATAGAAGAGATCAACAATACGGTGAATGCTGTCGTTTGGGGCGTTCCCTCTATGGCCTGCATTCTCGGAGTCGGGCTTTGGCTGACATGGCGGACCAGATTCCTGCAGTTCAGGAAATTCTTCTATGTCCTGGCGCATACCTTTGGCTCTATATTTGAAAGGAAAAAAGCCGGGGGCGGGGCACTGACCTCTTTCCAGTCCTTGTGTACAGCACTGGCGGCAACTGTCGGGACAGGGAATATTGCCGGCGTGGCCGGAGCAATCGCACTTGGCGGCCCGGGAGCTATCTTCTGGATGTGGGTCTCCGCCCTTCTCGGAATGTGCACGAAGTTCGCGGAGGTGACGCTGGCCGTGCATTTCAGAGAGCGCAATGATCACGGCGACTGGGTCGGCGGTCCGATGTACTATATCAAGAACGGATTGAGCACAAAATGGCGGTGGCTGGCGATCTGCTATTCACTGTTCGGTGTGCTGGCCGTGTTCGGCACGGGAAACGCCACGCAGGTCAACACGATCACCGCGGCAATAGATGCGGCCCTGCTCAACTTTCACGTTGTCAGCAGCGCCGGGATTCCCCGCGTCAATCTCACGATCGGGATCATCATCACGCTGCTGTTGGGGATCATTCTTTTCGGAGGAATCAAGCGAATCGGCAATGTCACGGCGCGGCTGGTGCCCTTCATGGCGCTGTTCTACATCATCCTGGGTCTGGCACTGGTCTTTGTGCACATTGAGACGGTACCCGCTGTTTTCGCGGCCATCTTCGAGGGCGCTTTCGCACCGAAGGCGGTCACGGGCGGAGTTGTCGGCAGTCTGCTCATCAGCATGCGAAGGGGCATCTCGCGGGGCATCTTTTCCAACGAAGCAGGCATCGGAACCGGTTCGATCGCCCATGCGTGCGCGGATGTCAGCCATCCGGTCCAACAGGGCATGTGGGGCATCTTCGAGGTGTTTGCGGATACCATCATTATCTGCACGCTGACAGCGCTTGTGATCCTCTGCAGCGGGATTCCGATCCACTACGGGGCGGCTGCCGGAGCGGAGCTCACCATACAGGGCTTCACAAGCACCTTTGGCGGCTGGATATCGGCGCTTCTGGCGGTGGCGCTGTGCTGCTTCGCTTTCTCGACGACCCTTGGCTGGGGACTGTACGGCCTGAGATGCATCGAGTACCTTTTCGGCAAGAAGATCATCAAACCGTTTATCGCCGTCTACTCTGCGGTTGCAATCATCGGGGCCACGGTTGATCTCGGGATCGTGTGGGGCGTGGCCGATACCTTCAACGGACTGATGGCCATCCCGAACCTCATTGCAGTGTTCCTGCTGTCCGGTACAGTGGTCAGGCTTGCGCGCGACTATTTCAGGAAATAG
- a CDS encoding TRAP transporter large permease subunit yields MEIRSRKTGILPWLDEHFEGIFMISGLLSIILFITWQVIYRYIITKFVARAGAAVWTEEISRYIFIWISYLALSVAIRKRSSIRVDIIYDHLPKRAQQISWIIVETLFLCLTATIAWFGWAQIERLLDFPQYTTALRLPYLVPYLILPFGFGLMCLRLLQSLYKQVRLCGPLDTISGLCITGLIVSPCFLLDYIEPLVALFGYFVLLCVIGVPIAISLGLSTLATIISAETLPMEYMAQISFTAIDSFPIMAIPFFIAAGVFMGAGGLSRRLLTLADELVGGLHGGIGLATVVTCMFFGAISGSGPATVAAIGALTIPAMTERGYDKYFAAALVAAAGCVGVMIPPSNPFVVYGISAQVSIGDLFMSGIVPGIMTGLVLMGYCYFYARKRGWSGAARKRTAATLGQAAWDAKWALMVPVIVLGGIYGGIMTPTEAAAIAAFYGMIVGLFLYREMGVRRFCAACVESCETSSIIIVLMAMATLFGNIMTIEDVPGTIARGILGLTTSKIIVLLLINVLLLIVGTFMEALAAIVILTPILLPVVTGVGVTPLHFGVIIVVNLAIGFITPPVGVNLFVASGVARARLERISGMALPMIALMLLVLLICTYLPQVPLCIVGHH; encoded by the coding sequence ATGGAGATCCGCTCCCGGAAAACAGGCATTCTCCCCTGGCTAGACGAGCATTTTGAAGGCATTTTCATGATCAGCGGCCTGCTCAGCATCATCCTGTTTATCACCTGGCAGGTGATTTACCGCTACATCATCACAAAATTTGTGGCCCGTGCCGGCGCCGCCGTATGGACGGAGGAGATTTCCCGCTACATCTTCATCTGGATCTCCTATCTGGCACTCTCCGTGGCCATCAGAAAACGCTCGTCCATCCGGGTAGACATCATCTACGATCATCTGCCGAAGCGCGCGCAGCAGATCAGCTGGATCATCGTCGAGACCCTGTTTCTCTGTCTGACGGCCACCATTGCCTGGTTTGGCTGGGCCCAGATCGAACGCCTGCTCGATTTTCCGCAGTACACCACAGCCCTGAGGCTGCCCTATCTGGTGCCGTATCTCATTTTGCCTTTCGGCTTCGGGCTGATGTGTCTCAGGCTGTTGCAGTCCCTGTACAAACAGGTTCGGCTGTGCGGTCCGCTGGACACGATTAGCGGTCTTTGCATCACCGGACTGATCGTCTCCCCCTGTTTTTTGCTGGACTACATCGAGCCTCTGGTCGCTCTCTTCGGCTATTTTGTCCTCCTCTGCGTCATCGGCGTGCCCATTGCCATCTCGCTTGGGCTTTCCACGCTGGCTACCATTATCAGCGCCGAGACGCTGCCCATGGAGTACATGGCGCAGATCTCCTTTACCGCCATCGACAGCTTTCCCATCATGGCCATCCCCTTTTTTATTGCTGCAGGCGTGTTTATGGGGGCGGGCGGTTTGTCGCGGCGGCTGCTGACCCTGGCCGACGAACTCGTGGGCGGGCTGCACGGCGGCATAGGCCTGGCCACAGTCGTGACCTGCATGTTTTTCGGCGCGATCAGCGGTTCGGGTCCGGCAACGGTGGCGGCCATTGGCGCGTTGACCATCCCGGCCATGACCGAACGGGGCTACGACAAATACTTCGCCGCCGCGCTTGTCGCTGCCGCCGGCTGCGTGGGCGTGATGATCCCGCCCAGCAACCCCTTTGTGGTGTACGGCATTTCGGCCCAGGTTTCCATCGGCGACCTGTTTATGAGCGGGATTGTGCCCGGCATCATGACCGGACTCGTGCTCATGGGCTATTGCTACTTCTATGCCCGCAAACGCGGCTGGAGCGGCGCTGCCAGAAAGCGCACCGCGGCCACCCTGGGGCAGGCCGCCTGGGATGCCAAATGGGCGCTGATGGTGCCTGTCATTGTGCTGGGCGGCATCTATGGCGGCATCATGACGCCCACCGAGGCTGCGGCCATCGCGGCATTTTACGGCATGATCGTGGGGCTCTTTCTCTACCGCGAAATGGGGGTTCGGCGCTTCTGTGCGGCCTGCGTGGAATCCTGCGAAACCTCGTCCATTATTATCGTTCTCATGGCCATGGCCACCCTGTTCGGCAATATCATGACCATCGAGGACGTGCCGGGCACCATCGCCCGCGGCATCCTGGGCCTGACCACAAGCAAAATCATCGTGCTGCTGCTCATCAATGTGCTGTTGCTCATTGTGGGCACGTTCATGGAGGCCCTGGCCGCCATTGTCATTCTGACGCCCATCTTGTTGCCGGTTGTCACGGGGGTGGGAGTGACACCCCTGCATTTTGGTGTTATCATCGTGGTGAATCTGGCCATCGGCTTCATTACGCCGCCGGTGGGTGTCAACCTGTTTGTCGCAAGCGGTGTGGCCAGAGCCAGGCTGGAAAGGATTTCCGGCATGGCGCTGCCCATGATCGCCCTGATGCTCCTGGTTCTTTTGATCTGTACCTACCTCCCACAGGTGCCGCTGTGCATTGTGGGTCATCACTGA
- a CDS encoding amidohydrolase family protein: MKVIDFRFRPNTPEIITGIKESSMFKASCKAIGFDARKPQPLADIVASLDSLGVELGVITGRDCETTYGFPANNKSVLEFCRAYPKKFVGFWGIDPHKQMAALREIEQVVKEYGMKGIAIDPYLAHIPASEARFYPLYAKCCELGIPVFITMAPPPQVPGAILDYANPCDVDRVARDFPELTLIMSHGGYPFVHEAIYACQRNANVYMDISEYERSPMVETYVKAMNGPIRKKVVFASAHPFIELSDALEAYRDFPLSDGALEDIMYNNARHILGLKD; this comes from the coding sequence ATGAAAGTCATCGATTTCCGTTTCCGCCCCAATACGCCGGAGATTATTACCGGCATCAAGGAAAGCTCCATGTTCAAGGCTTCCTGTAAAGCCATTGGCTTTGACGCCCGCAAGCCGCAGCCGCTTGCCGATATCGTGGCGAGCCTGGACAGCCTTGGGGTCGAACTTGGCGTTATTACCGGCCGCGACTGTGAAACCACCTACGGCTTTCCGGCCAACAACAAGAGTGTGCTGGAATTCTGCCGTGCCTATCCCAAAAAGTTCGTAGGCTTCTGGGGCATAGACCCGCACAAGCAGATGGCGGCTTTGCGCGAGATAGAGCAGGTGGTCAAGGAATACGGCATGAAGGGTATTGCCATTGACCCCTATCTGGCGCACATTCCGGCCAGCGAAGCGCGCTTCTACCCGCTTTATGCCAAGTGCTGCGAGTTGGGGATTCCGGTCTTTATCACCATGGCCCCGCCGCCGCAGGTGCCGGGCGCGATTCTGGATTATGCCAATCCCTGCGATGTGGACCGGGTAGCCCGGGATTTCCCTGAACTCACGCTCATCATGAGCCACGGCGGCTACCCCTTTGTGCACGAGGCCATCTACGCCTGCCAGCGCAACGCCAACGTGTATATGGACATTTCGGAGTATGAGCGCTCACCCATGGTCGAGACCTACGTGAAGGCCATGAACGGCCCCATCCGCAAGAAGGTGGTGTTCGCCAGCGCTCATCCCTTTATCGAACTCTCCGATGCACTGGAGGCCTACAGGGACTTTCCCTTAAGCGACGGGGCGCTCGAGGATATCATGTACAACAATGCCCGACACATTCTGGGGCTGAAGGACTGA